A region from the Mycobacterium heidelbergense genome encodes:
- a CDS encoding arylsulfatase, translated as MKRPNFLVIVADDLGFSDIGAFGGEIDTPNLDRLAYAGIRFTDFHSAPACSPTRAMLLTGTDHHIAGIGTMLEVAIPGFQGAPGYEGYLNDHVVALPELLRDAGYLTLMSGKWHLGATIETSPWARGFERSFALLPAGASHYGGAAGGGFSPVPTLYTEDDRFVTVGDDFYSSDSYADTLLRYLRERSPDDDRPFFAYLPFQAPHWPLQAPDESVAKYRGRYDAGPDALREERLAALKRLGLCPPDVEPHPVVADGAPEWADMTDEQRAVSARSMEVYAGMVDRMDYNIGRVIDYLADTGELDNTVVIFLSDNGAEGAMVEAMPLRGPQIVAQIEKHCDNSLDNLGRPTSFIWYGPRWAQAATAPSRLHKAFTTEGGIRVVGFLTWPGFARQAEIGAAFTTVMDIAPTVLELAGIAHPGTAYRGRDIEPMRGRSLVAYLSGDSDAVHDADTGTGWELFGRRAIRQGDWKALYLPAPYGPGSWQLYDLSADPGEIDDLAASHPDKLAELLALWDRYVEETGVLLEPVSVFDADMLGR; from the coding sequence GTGAAGCGACCCAACTTTCTGGTGATCGTGGCGGACGACCTCGGGTTCTCCGACATCGGCGCGTTCGGCGGTGAAATCGACACGCCCAACCTGGATCGACTGGCCTACGCCGGGATCCGGTTCACCGATTTCCACTCCGCCCCGGCCTGCTCGCCCACCCGGGCGATGCTGTTGACGGGAACCGACCACCACATCGCCGGCATCGGCACGATGCTCGAGGTGGCGATCCCCGGGTTCCAGGGCGCGCCCGGCTACGAGGGCTATCTCAACGACCACGTCGTCGCGTTGCCGGAGCTGCTGCGCGACGCCGGATACCTGACGCTGATGTCGGGAAAGTGGCATCTGGGTGCCACCATCGAGACGTCGCCGTGGGCCCGCGGGTTCGAGCGCTCGTTCGCCCTGCTGCCGGCCGGCGCCAGCCATTACGGCGGTGCGGCGGGCGGCGGGTTCTCGCCCGTGCCAACGCTTTACACCGAAGACGACCGGTTCGTCACGGTCGGCGACGACTTCTACTCGTCGGACTCCTACGCCGACACGCTGCTGCGCTACCTCCGCGAACGCTCCCCGGATGACGACCGACCGTTCTTCGCCTATCTGCCCTTCCAGGCGCCGCACTGGCCGCTGCAGGCGCCCGACGAATCCGTGGCCAAGTATCGCGGCCGCTACGACGCCGGGCCGGACGCCTTGCGCGAGGAGCGTCTGGCGGCGCTCAAGCGGCTCGGCCTGTGCCCGCCCGACGTCGAGCCGCACCCGGTCGTGGCCGACGGCGCCCCGGAGTGGGCCGACATGACCGACGAACAGCGCGCGGTGTCGGCCCGCAGCATGGAGGTCTACGCCGGGATGGTCGACCGGATGGACTACAACATCGGCCGGGTGATCGACTACCTGGCCGACACCGGCGAGCTGGACAACACGGTCGTCATCTTCCTGTCCGACAACGGCGCCGAGGGCGCGATGGTCGAGGCGATGCCGCTCCGCGGCCCCCAAATCGTCGCGCAGATCGAAAAGCATTGCGACAACAGTCTCGACAACCTCGGCCGCCCCACCTCGTTCATCTGGTACGGTCCGCGCTGGGCGCAAGCGGCCACGGCGCCGTCGCGCCTGCACAAGGCGTTCACCACCGAAGGCGGCATCCGGGTGGTGGGTTTCCTCACCTGGCCGGGCTTCGCTCGTCAGGCCGAGATCGGCGCGGCGTTCACGACCGTCATGGACATCGCCCCCACCGTGCTGGAGCTCGCCGGCATCGCACATCCCGGCACCGCCTACCGCGGCCGCGACATCGAACCCATGCGGGGCCGCTCGCTGGTGGCGTACCTGTCGGGCGACAGCGACGCGGTACACGACGCCGATACGGGTACGGGCTGGGAGTTGTTCGGCCGCAGGGCAATTCGTCAGGGCGACTGGAAGGCGCTCTACCTGCCCGCGCCGTACGGTCCGGGCAGCTGGCAGCTCTACGACCTGTCCGCCGACCCGGGCGAGATCGACGACCTGGCCGCCTCGCACCCCGACAAGCTGGCGGAGCTCCTGGCGCTGTGGGACCGCTACGTCGAGGAAACCGGCGTGCTCCTGGAGCCCGTGTCGGTGTTCGACGCCGATATGCTTGGGCGCTGA
- a CDS encoding NAD(P)H-dependent flavin oxidoreductase — MLARFGMSIPLIAAPMSGGPTTPAMVSAAARAGGLGVLAAGYKTVEAVEAEITSVRAEGIPFGVNVFVPNPLPVDPDSYRTYAAAIQREADQFGLTLPAEPIEDDDGFDEKIALLLDDPVPMVSFTFGVPPRSVIAALRQANSVVVQTVTTADEAAQAHDAGVDMLAVQAAAAGGHSGTLSPRKPLTPVPIVDLVQRIVATVPLPVIATGGLATPAAVAEVIRAGAAAAAVGTVLLRATESGASATHQAALIDPARTETVLTRAFTGRPARGLRNAFIDAHETEAPLGYPALHHLTSPLRKAAAAAGKPDYVHLWAGTGYRHATAEPAADILRRLASDAKVS, encoded by the coding sequence ATGCTGGCACGGTTTGGGATGTCCATTCCTCTCATCGCCGCACCGATGTCGGGCGGCCCCACGACCCCGGCGATGGTGTCGGCCGCGGCGCGGGCCGGCGGCCTGGGCGTGCTGGCGGCCGGGTACAAGACCGTGGAGGCGGTCGAGGCCGAGATCACGAGCGTTCGGGCCGAGGGAATCCCGTTTGGCGTCAACGTGTTTGTCCCCAACCCGCTGCCGGTCGACCCCGACAGCTACCGGACCTACGCCGCCGCCATTCAGAGGGAGGCCGACCAGTTCGGCCTGACCCTTCCCGCCGAGCCGATCGAGGACGACGACGGGTTCGACGAGAAGATCGCGCTGTTGCTCGACGACCCGGTCCCGATGGTGTCGTTCACCTTCGGCGTACCGCCGCGCAGCGTGATCGCCGCGCTGCGGCAGGCCAATAGCGTTGTGGTGCAGACGGTGACAACGGCCGACGAGGCGGCGCAAGCCCATGACGCCGGCGTCGACATGCTCGCCGTGCAGGCGGCGGCCGCCGGCGGGCATTCCGGCACGCTCTCGCCGCGCAAGCCATTGACGCCGGTCCCGATCGTCGACCTCGTCCAACGGATCGTCGCGACGGTGCCGCTCCCGGTGATCGCCACGGGCGGTCTCGCCACCCCCGCGGCCGTGGCCGAGGTGATCCGCGCGGGCGCCGCGGCGGCCGCGGTCGGAACGGTTTTGCTGCGGGCCACCGAAAGCGGTGCCTCGGCCACCCACCAGGCGGCGCTGATCGATCCCGCCCGCACCGAGACGGTGCTCACCCGGGCCTTCACCGGGCGCCCTGCCCGCGGCCTGCGCAACGCCTTCATCGACGCCCACGAGACGGAGGCACCGCTGGGTTATCCGGCGCTCCACCATCTCACCAGCCCGTTGCGCAAAGCCGCCGCCGCGGCGGGCAAGCCCGACTATGTCCACCTGTGGGCGGGCACCGGTTACCGGCACGCCACCGCGGAGCCAGCCGCCGACATTCTGCGGCGGCTAGCTTCAGATGCGAAGGTTTCGTAG